Proteins co-encoded in one Gleimia hominis genomic window:
- a CDS encoding head maturation protease, ClpP-related yields the protein MRRFWNWEPPAPDIDSPAGSDTSRVLRINGVIAEESWFDDDITPALFASELAAGSGDVTVWINSPGGDVVAAAQIYNMLIDYPGHVRVHIDGIAASAASVIAMAGEVVAMSPVSMLMIHNPATLAVGDADELGRAIDMLAAVKESIINAYELKTGMSRAKLARLMDQETWMDARAAISMGFADDYLTGSRTPPDPDDEDGEEPDKQKPWPPTSRNPAPLGDAASGVCFARKPAEQRLVAHLTDTPPTTPPPAPEPTRPAGRKVVDLYAALINHTH from the coding sequence GTGAGACGGTTCTGGAACTGGGAGCCACCCGCTCCCGACATTGATAGCCCGGCAGGTAGTGATACCAGCCGGGTTTTGCGTATCAACGGGGTGATCGCTGAGGAGTCATGGTTTGACGACGACATCACCCCGGCCCTGTTCGCCTCCGAGCTGGCTGCAGGTTCCGGTGATGTGACGGTGTGGATCAACAGCCCCGGCGGAGACGTCGTCGCGGCAGCCCAGATCTACAACATGCTCATCGACTACCCAGGCCACGTCCGCGTCCATATTGACGGGATCGCGGCCAGCGCCGCCAGCGTGATCGCCATGGCAGGTGAGGTCGTGGCGATGAGCCCGGTCTCGATGCTCATGATCCACAACCCGGCCACCCTCGCCGTCGGTGACGCCGACGAGCTGGGCCGGGCCATCGACATGCTCGCAGCGGTCAAAGAATCCATCATCAACGCCTACGAGCTGAAAACCGGGATGAGCCGCGCCAAGCTCGCACGCCTCATGGATCAAGAGACCTGGATGGACGCGCGTGCCGCCATCAGCATGGGCTTTGCCGACGACTACCTCACCGGCAGCCGCACCCCACCCGACCCAGACGACGAGGACGGCGAGGAGCCGGACAAGCAGAAACCGTGGCCGCCGACGTCACGAAACCCCGCCCCGCTGGGCGATGCCGCCAGCGGGGTGTGTTTTGCCCGCAAGCCCGCCGAGCAGCGTCTCGTCGCACACCTGACCGACACGCCACCGACCACCCCGCCACCAGCCCCAGAGCCCACGCGGCCTGCGGGTCGAAAAGTGGTGGACCTGTACGCCGCCCTGATCAACCACACCCACTAA
- a CDS encoding phage portal protein: MGLFDWLRGTNARQVSNHQLSSSYSFLFGPTSSGRTVTERSAMQMTAVYSCVRILAEAIAGLPLHVYRTEKDGSKVKATDHTLYRLLHDEPNPEMTSFVFRETLMTHLLLWGNAYAQVIRNGLDEVIGLYPLMPNRMSVGRDENGRLYYEYQTTSDEPAGEWSRIRLSPADVLHIPGLGFDGLVGYSPIAMAKNAIGMAQACEDYGASFFANGAAPGGVLEHPGTIKDPSRVRESWQQTFGGARNANKVAVLEEGMKYTPISVSPEQAQFLETRKFQINEIARIFRIPPHMVGDLEKSSFSNIEQQSLEFVKYTLDPWVIRWEQALTKTLLSPREKPSVFVKFNLEGLLRGDYVSRMNGYAVARQNGWMSANDIRALENLDRIAAADGGDLYLVNGNMLPLSMAGAYATTQRTQQDAPPGEEQPSVEQRVERRSR; this comes from the coding sequence GTGGGACTTTTCGACTGGCTACGCGGCACCAATGCCCGGCAGGTGTCGAACCACCAGCTGTCCTCGAGCTACAGCTTCCTGTTCGGGCCCACCAGCTCCGGGCGCACAGTCACCGAACGCTCAGCGATGCAGATGACCGCCGTTTATTCGTGCGTGCGGATCCTGGCGGAGGCGATCGCGGGCCTGCCCCTGCACGTCTACCGCACCGAGAAAGACGGGTCGAAGGTCAAAGCCACCGACCACACGCTCTACCGGCTGCTGCACGATGAGCCCAACCCGGAGATGACCAGCTTCGTCTTCCGCGAGACCCTCATGACGCATCTGCTGCTGTGGGGCAACGCCTACGCACAGGTCATCCGCAACGGCCTCGACGAGGTCATTGGCCTGTATCCGCTGATGCCCAACCGGATGAGTGTGGGCAGGGATGAAAATGGCAGGCTCTACTACGAGTACCAGACCACCAGTGACGAACCCGCCGGTGAGTGGTCTCGCATCCGGCTGTCGCCTGCTGACGTGCTGCACATCCCAGGGCTCGGGTTTGACGGGCTGGTGGGTTACTCGCCGATTGCGATGGCGAAAAACGCGATCGGCATGGCGCAGGCCTGCGAGGACTACGGGGCGTCGTTCTTCGCCAACGGGGCCGCCCCTGGCGGGGTGTTGGAGCATCCGGGCACGATCAAAGACCCGTCTCGGGTGCGCGAGTCCTGGCAGCAAACCTTTGGTGGGGCCCGCAACGCCAACAAGGTCGCGGTGCTCGAAGAGGGCATGAAGTACACGCCCATCTCCGTCTCCCCGGAGCAGGCGCAGTTCTTGGAGACACGCAAGTTCCAGATCAACGAGATCGCCCGGATCTTCCGCATCCCACCGCACATGGTGGGCGACCTCGAAAAATCGAGCTTCTCCAATATTGAGCAGCAGTCCTTGGAGTTCGTGAAATACACCCTCGACCCGTGGGTCATCCGCTGGGAACAAGCCCTGACCAAGACGCTGCTTAGCCCGCGTGAGAAGCCGAGCGTGTTCGTGAAGTTCAACCTCGAGGGCCTGCTGCGCGGCGACTACGTCTCGCGCATGAACGGCTACGCCGTGGCCAGGCAGAACGGGTGGATGAGCGCCAACGACATCCGCGCCCTCGAAAACCTCGACCGCATCGCTGCCGCTGATGGCGGCGACTTGTACCTGGTCAACGGCAACATGCTGCCGCTATCCATGGCCGGGGCCTACGCCACCACCCAGCGCACGCAGCAGGACGCACCGCCTGGAGAAGAGCAGCCTTCGGTGGAACAACGAGTTGAAAGGAGGAGCCGGTGA
- a CDS encoding terminase large subunit: MTSTYQPTRFMADGSTYNQRKADFAVAFIQALRHTKGRWAGTPFTLLGWQEQIVRDLFGTIKPDGYRQFTTAYVEIPKKQGKSELAAAIALLLTCGDGEQAAEVYGCAADRQQASIVFEVAADMIRQSPALSKRVKILSSQKRIIYKPTNSFYQVLSAEAYSKHGFNISGVVFDELHTQPNRALFDVMTKGSGDARTQPLYFLITTAGTDTHSICYEQHQKARDILAGKKHDPTFYPVIYGADLDDDWTDEKVWHKANPSLGVTVPVEKVRAACNSARQNPAEENSFRQLRLNQWVKQSVRWMPMHIWDACADPVDLDELEGRPCYGGLDLASTTDITAFVLVFPPYGEDEKYRIVPWFWIPEDNLKLRVARDHVPYDLWHAQGFLETTQGNVVHYAHIEHLIEQLGERFDIREIAFDRWGAVQMSQNLDDAGFTVVPFGQGFKDMSPPSKELMKLALEGRLAHGGHPVLAWMVDNIHVRTDPAGNIKPDKQKSTEKIDGVVATIMALDRAIRGGSSDTGTSVYDSRGLLVF; encoded by the coding sequence ATGACGAGCACGTATCAGCCAACCCGGTTCATGGCCGACGGCTCCACCTACAACCAGCGCAAAGCGGATTTCGCTGTCGCATTCATTCAGGCGCTGCGCCACACGAAAGGCCGCTGGGCAGGCACACCCTTCACACTGCTGGGTTGGCAAGAACAGATCGTGCGCGACCTGTTCGGCACCATCAAACCCGACGGCTACCGCCAGTTCACCACCGCCTATGTGGAGATCCCCAAGAAGCAGGGCAAGTCCGAGCTGGCTGCCGCGATCGCGCTGCTGCTGACGTGCGGGGACGGGGAGCAAGCCGCCGAGGTCTACGGATGCGCGGCCGACCGGCAGCAAGCCAGCATCGTCTTCGAGGTCGCCGCCGACATGATCCGCCAATCACCGGCCCTATCGAAGCGGGTGAAAATCCTCAGCAGTCAGAAGCGCATCATCTACAAGCCGACCAACAGCTTCTACCAGGTGCTCTCGGCTGAGGCGTACTCCAAGCACGGGTTCAACATCTCCGGTGTCGTCTTTGACGAGCTGCACACCCAACCCAACCGGGCCCTGTTCGACGTGATGACCAAGGGCTCTGGTGATGCGCGCACCCAGCCGCTGTACTTCCTCATCACCACCGCAGGCACCGACACCCACAGCATCTGCTACGAGCAGCACCAAAAAGCGCGCGACATCCTGGCGGGCAAGAAACACGACCCCACCTTCTACCCGGTGATCTACGGCGCAGACCTGGATGATGACTGGACGGATGAAAAGGTCTGGCACAAGGCCAACCCCTCGCTTGGCGTCACGGTGCCGGTGGAGAAGGTGCGGGCCGCGTGCAACTCGGCTCGCCAGAACCCCGCCGAGGAGAACTCGTTTCGCCAGCTGCGGCTTAACCAGTGGGTCAAGCAGTCCGTGCGGTGGATGCCCATGCACATCTGGGACGCATGCGCAGACCCGGTAGACCTAGACGAGCTGGAGGGCAGACCTTGCTACGGCGGGCTGGACTTGGCCTCCACGACGGATATCACCGCGTTCGTGCTCGTCTTCCCGCCCTACGGGGAGGACGAGAAGTACCGGATCGTCCCGTGGTTCTGGATTCCCGAGGACAACCTCAAGCTGCGGGTGGCGCGTGATCACGTGCCCTACGACCTGTGGCACGCCCAAGGCTTTCTTGAGACCACGCAAGGCAACGTGGTCCACTACGCCCACATCGAGCACCTCATTGAGCAGCTCGGCGAGAGGTTCGATATCCGCGAGATCGCCTTCGACCGGTGGGGCGCAGTCCAAATGAGCCAAAACCTCGACGATGCCGGTTTCACCGTCGTGCCCTTCGGGCAGGGCTTTAAAGACATGAGCCCACCGAGCAAGGAGCTGATGAAGCTCGCACTCGAAGGCCGCCTCGCCCACGGGGGCCACCCGGTGCTGGCCTGGATGGTCGACAACATCCATGTACGCACCGACCCGGCAGGAAACATCAAACCCGACAAGCAAAAGTCCACCGAGAAGATCGACGGGGTTGTCGCCACCATCATGGCCCTTGACCGCGCGATCCGAGGCGGCAGTAGCGATACGGGCACATCCGTGTACGACTCGCGCGGGCTGCTCGTCTTCTAA
- a CDS encoding IS6-like element IS6100 family transposase, producing MTDFKWRHFQGDVILWAVRWYCRYPISYRDLEEMLAERGISVDHTTIYRWVQCYAPEMEKRLRWFWRRGFDPSWRLDETYVKVRGKWTYLYRAVDKRGDTIDFYLSPTRSAKAAKRFLGKALRGLKHWEKPATLNTDKAPSYGAAITELKREGKLDRETAHRQVKYLNNVIEADHGKLKILIKPVRGFKSIPTAYATIKGFEVMRALRKGQARPWCLQPGIRGEVRLVERAFGIGPSALTEAMGMLNHHFAAAA from the coding sequence ATGACGGATTTCAAGTGGCGCCATTTCCAGGGTGATGTGATCCTGTGGGCGGTGCGCTGGTATTGTCGCTATCCGATCAGCTATCGCGACCTTGAGGAAATGCTGGCGGAACGCGGCATTTCGGTCGACCATACGACGATCTATCGCTGGGTCCAGTGCTACGCCCCGGAGATGGAGAAGCGGCTGCGCTGGTTCTGGCGGCGTGGCTTTGATCCGAGCTGGCGCCTGGATGAAACCTACGTCAAGGTGCGGGGCAAGTGGACCTACCTGTACCGGGCAGTCGACAAGCGGGGCGACACGATCGATTTCTACCTGTCGCCGACCCGCAGCGCCAAGGCAGCGAAGCGGTTCCTGGGCAAGGCCCTGCGAGGCCTGAAGCACTGGGAAAAGCCTGCCACGCTCAATACCGACAAAGCGCCGAGCTATGGTGCAGCGATCACCGAATTGAAGCGCGAAGGAAAGCTGGACCGGGAGACGGCCCACCGGCAGGTGAAGTATCTCAATAACGTGATCGAGGCCGATCACGGAAAGCTCAAGATACTGATCAAGCCGGTGCGCGGTTTCAAATCGATCCCCACGGCCTATGCCACGATCAAGGGATTCGAAGTCATGCGAGCCCTGCGCAAAGGACAGGCTCGCCCCTGGTGCCTGCAGCCCGGCATCAGGGGCGAGGTGCGCCTTGTGGAGAGAGCTTTTGGCATTGGGCCCTCGGCGCTGACGGAGGCCATGGGCATGCTCAACCACCATTTCGCAGCAGCCGCCTGA
- the sul1 gene encoding sulfonamide-resistant dihydropteroate synthase Sul1 — protein MLRSRVTVFGILNLTEDSFFDESRRLDPAGAVTAAIEMLRVGSDVVDVGPAASHPDARPVSPADEIRRIAPLLDALSDQMHRVSIDSFQPETQRYALKRGVGYLNDIQGFPDPALYPDIAEADCRLVVMHSAQRDGIATRTGHLRPEDALDEIVRFFEARVSALRRSGVAADRLILDPGMGFFLSPAPETSLHVLSNLQKLKSALGLPLLVSVSRKSFLGATVGLPVKDLGPASLAAELHAIGNGADYVRTHAPGDLRSAITFSETLAKFRSRDARDRGLDHA, from the coding sequence ATGTTACGCAGCAGGGTGACGGTGTTCGGCATTCTGAATCTCACCGAGGACTCCTTCTTCGATGAGAGCCGGCGGCTAGACCCCGCCGGCGCTGTCACCGCGGCGATCGAAATGCTGCGAGTCGGATCAGACGTCGTGGATGTCGGACCGGCCGCCAGCCATCCGGACGCGAGGCCTGTATCGCCGGCCGATGAGATCAGACGTATTGCGCCGCTCTTAGACGCCCTGTCCGATCAGATGCACCGTGTTTCAATCGACAGCTTCCAACCGGAAACCCAGCGCTATGCGCTCAAGCGCGGCGTGGGCTACCTGAACGATATCCAAGGATTTCCTGACCCTGCGCTCTATCCCGATATTGCTGAGGCGGACTGCAGGCTGGTGGTTATGCACTCAGCGCAGCGGGATGGCATCGCCACCCGCACCGGTCACCTTCGACCCGAAGACGCGCTCGACGAGATTGTGCGGTTCTTCGAGGCGCGGGTTTCCGCCTTGCGACGGAGCGGGGTCGCTGCCGACCGGCTCATCCTCGATCCGGGGATGGGATTTTTCTTGAGCCCCGCACCGGAAACATCGCTGCACGTGCTGTCGAACCTTCAAAAGCTGAAGTCGGCGTTGGGGCTTCCGCTATTGGTCTCGGTGTCGCGGAAATCCTTCTTGGGCGCCACCGTTGGCCTTCCTGTAAAGGATCTGGGTCCAGCGAGCCTTGCGGCGGAACTTCACGCGATCGGCAATGGCGCTGACTACGTCCGCACCCACGCGCCTGGAGATCTGCGAAGCGCAATCACCTTCTCGGAAACCCTCGCGAAATTTCGCAGTCGCGACGCCAGAGACCGAGGGTTAGATCATGCCTAG
- a CDS encoding GNAT family N-acetyltransferase: MDSEEPPNVRVACSGDIDEVVRLMHDAAAWMSAKGTPAWDVARIDRTFAETFVLRSELLVASCSDGIVGCCTLSAEDPEFWPDALKGEAAYLHKLAVRRTHAGRGVSSALIEACRHAARTQGCAKLRLDCHPNLRGLYERLGFTHVDTFNPGWDPTFIAERLELEI; encoded by the coding sequence ATGGACAGCGAGGAGCCTCCGAACGTTCGGGTCGCCTGCTCGGGTGATATCGACGAGGTTGTGCGGCTGATGCACGACGCTGCGGCGTGGATGTCCGCCAAGGGAACGCCCGCCTGGGACGTCGCGCGGATCGACCGGACATTCGCGGAGACCTTCGTCCTGAGATCCGAGCTCCTAGTCGCGAGTTGCAGCGACGGCATCGTCGGCTGTTGCACCTTGTCGGCCGAGGATCCCGAGTTCTGGCCCGACGCCCTCAAGGGGGAGGCCGCATATCTGCACAAGCTCGCGGTGCGACGGACACATGCGGGCCGGGGTGTCAGCTCCGCGCTGATCGAGGCTTGCCGCCATGCCGCGCGAACGCAGGGGTGCGCCAAGCTGCGGCTCGACTGCCACCCGAACCTGCGTGGCCTATACGAGCGGCTCGGATTCACCCACGTCGACACTTTCAATCCCGGCTGGGATCCAACCTTCATCGCAGAACGCCTAGAACTCGAAATCTAA
- a CDS encoding site-specific DNA-methyltransferase has product MLIKQLPISELKPADYNPRKDLKPGDADYEKLKRSLTEFGYVEPVIYNHTTGHVVGGHQRLKVLADLGHTDVDCVVVELDETREKALNVALNKISGDWDESKLALLIADLDAADFDAELTGFDDDEIQAMIGSLDDDEVTDDGFDLTAALEAASFVQRGDIWTIGRHRLVCGDATNADDVAVLMDGKSANLVLTDPPYNVAFESSDGLTIKNDAMKADSFYEFLLTAFTNMAGVLDKGGSAYVFHADTEGLNFRKAFIDAGFKLSGCCIWVKDSLVLGRSPYQWQHEPVLYGWKQGAKHKWFADRKQTTIWNFAKPRKNSDHPTSKPLDLLAYPIRNSTQANAIILDTFAGSGSTLMAAEQTDRIAYLMELDEKYASVILRRYAEATGDAAGITCQRGNTQYTYLDLVKQVDRDRE; this is encoded by the coding sequence GTGCTCATCAAGCAGCTACCCATCAGTGAGCTCAAGCCCGCCGACTACAACCCGCGTAAGGACCTGAAGCCCGGGGACGCGGACTACGAGAAACTCAAGCGGTCGCTGACCGAGTTCGGTTACGTCGAGCCGGTGATCTACAACCACACCACCGGCCACGTCGTCGGCGGCCACCAGCGCCTGAAAGTACTCGCTGACTTGGGCCACACCGATGTTGACTGCGTGGTCGTCGAGCTGGACGAGACCCGCGAAAAGGCCCTGAACGTCGCGCTGAACAAGATCAGCGGCGACTGGGATGAATCCAAGCTGGCCCTGCTCATCGCCGACCTGGACGCGGCTGACTTTGATGCCGAGCTCACCGGCTTCGACGATGACGAAATCCAGGCGATGATTGGTTCCCTCGACGATGACGAGGTCACCGATGACGGCTTCGATCTCACCGCCGCGCTCGAGGCCGCATCGTTCGTCCAGCGCGGCGACATTTGGACTATCGGCAGGCACCGGCTGGTCTGCGGGGATGCCACCAACGCAGACGATGTCGCGGTGCTCATGGATGGCAAGAGCGCGAACCTGGTGCTCACCGACCCGCCCTACAACGTCGCCTTCGAGTCGTCCGACGGGCTCACGATCAAGAATGATGCGATGAAGGCCGACTCGTTCTACGAGTTCCTGCTCACCGCGTTTACCAACATGGCGGGCGTTCTCGACAAGGGTGGGTCGGCGTATGTGTTCCACGCCGACACCGAAGGGCTGAACTTCCGCAAAGCGTTCATCGACGCCGGGTTCAAACTCTCCGGCTGCTGCATCTGGGTCAAAGACTCCCTCGTGCTGGGACGCTCGCCGTACCAGTGGCAGCACGAACCAGTGCTCTACGGGTGGAAGCAGGGAGCCAAGCACAAGTGGTTCGCTGACCGGAAACAGACTACGATCTGGAACTTCGCCAAGCCGCGTAAGAACTCCGACCACCCGACCTCCAAGCCGCTGGACCTGCTGGCCTATCCGATCCGCAACTCCACTCAGGCCAACGCGATCATCCTCGACACGTTCGCTGGCAGCGGTTCGACCCTGATGGCCGCCGAGCAGACCGACCGCATCGCCTACCTCATGGAGTTGGACGAGAAGTACGCCTCGGTGATCCTGCGCCGCTACGCCGAGGCGACCGGGGACGCGGCCGGGATCACCTGCCAGCGAGGCAACACTCAGTACACGTATCTGGATCTGGTCAAACAGGTCGACCGCGACCGCGAATAA
- the metK gene encoding methionine adenosyltransferase — protein sequence MSVVRSAESVCIGHPDKLCDLIADHILDDILTLDPTARVAVEVMATGRRIIVTGEITTTIRPQLRACTREALRRAGYNPNRFLIYVWVRRQSADIGAGVTTSIEARAGDESAYASLGAGDQGTVYGYATNETPQRLPLPLVLAHEICRRLDTARTDGTIRGIGPDGKSQVSVVYDELGTPVGIDTVIVSIQHDANKDTGVLEREVRTLVVAPAIEAHLPGATAERVLVNPSGRFVTGGPTADTGLTGRKLMVDTYGGLGPHGGGAFSGKDPSKVDRTGAYMARLIAKTVVDARLAEECHVAISYAIGKADPVAFHIDTFGTGQHSDWLLTDAAQAIFPLRPAAMIERLGLRAPIYAKLATCGHMGHGLSEWEWTLPYADKLKTEVTRRAHQAATHQ from the coding sequence GTGTCTGTAGTGCGAAGTGCTGAATCTGTGTGTATCGGCCACCCCGACAAGCTGTGCGATCTGATCGCAGACCACATCCTCGATGACATCCTCACCCTCGACCCGACGGCACGCGTGGCCGTTGAGGTCATGGCCACCGGCAGGCGCATCATCGTCACCGGCGAGATCACCACCACCATCCGGCCGCAGCTGCGCGCCTGCACGCGGGAGGCGCTGCGACGGGCCGGGTACAACCCGAACCGGTTCCTCATCTACGTGTGGGTGCGCCGACAATCCGCCGACATCGGCGCAGGCGTCACCACCTCCATCGAGGCGCGTGCGGGTGACGAGTCGGCGTATGCGAGCCTGGGGGCGGGCGATCAGGGCACCGTCTACGGGTACGCCACGAACGAGACGCCCCAGCGCCTGCCGCTGCCGCTCGTGCTCGCCCACGAGATCTGCCGCCGCCTCGATACAGCCCGCACCGACGGCACCATCCGTGGGATCGGCCCCGACGGCAAATCCCAGGTCAGTGTGGTCTACGACGAGCTGGGCACCCCGGTCGGCATCGACACCGTGATCGTCTCCATCCAGCACGATGCGAACAAAGACACAGGTGTTCTTGAACGGGAGGTGCGCACGCTGGTCGTCGCTCCCGCTATCGAGGCGCACCTGCCCGGTGCCACGGCTGAGCGCGTGTTGGTCAACCCGTCGGGACGGTTCGTCACAGGTGGCCCCACCGCTGATACCGGGTTGACCGGGCGCAAGCTCATGGTCGACACCTACGGTGGGCTCGGCCCGCACGGCGGTGGCGCGTTCTCGGGTAAGGACCCCTCCAAGGTCGACCGGACGGGTGCGTACATGGCGCGCCTGATCGCGAAAACCGTGGTGGATGCGCGCCTGGCCGAAGAATGCCACGTCGCTATCTCCTATGCGATCGGTAAGGCCGACCCGGTCGCGTTCCACATCGACACCTTCGGCACAGGTCAGCACTCGGACTGGCTGCTCACCGACGCCGCCCAGGCGATCTTCCCGCTGCGACCGGCCGCGATGATCGAACGCCTCGGCCTTAGAGCCCCCATCTACGCGAAGCTTGCCACCTGCGGGCACATGGGCCATGGCCTGAGCGAGTGGGAATGGACACTGCCATATGCCGACAAGCTCAAGACGGAGGTGACCCGCCGTGCTCATCAAGCAGCTACCCATCAGTGA
- a CDS encoding P27 family phage terminase small subunit: protein MAKDGTNRGGRRVRAGAKPEALSDKLASGRPATRLTTPAELDVFDLDGTDIGDGALLAGEPMPEPGEYLSAEQRDGQPLGADLVYRETWSWLDERGCTEFVSKRLIEQYAQAFARYIQCEQAISKFGLLGKHPTTGAAIASPFVAMSQSFGKQANVYWYEIFDIVRATCTTDYSGTTPGDEVMEQLLKASS, encoded by the coding sequence ATGGCCAAAGACGGCACCAACAGGGGCGGACGCAGGGTGCGCGCTGGGGCGAAGCCCGAGGCGCTTTCCGACAAGCTCGCCTCAGGTCGCCCCGCCACCCGGCTCACGACACCTGCCGAGCTCGATGTGTTCGACCTGGACGGCACCGACATCGGCGATGGTGCGCTGCTCGCAGGCGAGCCGATGCCAGAACCCGGCGAATATCTGTCGGCTGAGCAGCGTGACGGCCAACCGCTCGGCGCGGATTTGGTCTACCGGGAGACGTGGAGCTGGCTGGATGAACGTGGTTGCACCGAGTTCGTCTCCAAACGGCTCATTGAGCAGTACGCGCAGGCGTTCGCCCGCTACATCCAGTGTGAGCAGGCGATTTCCAAGTTCGGTCTGCTCGGCAAACACCCCACCACGGGAGCTGCGATCGCCAGCCCGTTCGTGGCCATGTCGCAGTCGTTCGGCAAGCAGGCCAACGTGTACTGGTACGAGATCTTCGACATCGTACGCGCCACCTGCACCACCGACTACTCCGGCACCACACCAGGCGATGAGGTCATGGAGCAGCTGCTCAAAGCCTCCTCCTAA
- a CDS encoding HNH endonuclease yields the protein MPFKPKRPCSQPGCPELTETRFCPEHARAEDTRYRTYQRDPKINRRYDHRWRKIRAAYVEAHPLCEDCLARGRYTPVAEVHHVIPLDHGGTHDESNLRSLCKPCHSRQSALDGDRWRQAPRVYSY from the coding sequence ATGCCTTTCAAACCCAAGCGCCCGTGCTCCCAGCCCGGCTGCCCCGAGCTGACCGAGACGCGGTTCTGCCCCGAGCACGCCCGCGCCGAGGACACCCGCTACCGGACCTACCAGCGCGACCCGAAGATCAACCGACGCTACGACCACCGGTGGCGAAAGATCCGCGCGGCCTACGTCGAAGCCCACCCGTTGTGCGAGGACTGCCTGGCCCGTGGCCGGTACACGCCCGTGGCTGAGGTCCACCACGTGATCCCGCTCGACCACGGCGGCACCCACGACGAGTCGAACCTGCGCAGTCTGTGCAAGCCGTGCCACTCGCGCCAGTCCGCGCTCGATGGCGACCGGTGGCGGCAAGCCCCTCGGGTCTACAGCTACTAA
- a CDS encoding DEAD/DEAH box helicase: MRYEPHDYQRLATAFVEDHPQAAILLGMGLGKTVITLTAIWNLLLDSFQARRVLIVAPLRVARDTWPAEATKWDHLAGLTIAVAVGSKTQRVDALAAEAMVTVINRENVPWLVRHLGKAWPFDMVVIDELSSFKNHRAQRFKALASVRPRLTRIVGLTGTPAANGLMDLWAQFRLLDEGQRLGRFITHYRNRWFVPDRRNGQQIFTYKPAPGAEDEIYEAISDITLSMRTTDYLRLPELTVTTTLVDLEPKELKAYERLRDEMVLDLDGQVIDAANAAALSGKLLQLASGAIYDEDGNTVVVHDRKLDALEDLVEAANGQPLLVAYWFKHDRERITERFPGARELKTSTDIKAWNAREIPLALIHPASAGHGLNLQQGGNLLVWFSLTWSLELYQQTNARLYRQGQDQPVTITHLAADHTLDEAVLAALDNKDMTQAALINAVADTLGKQAHS, translated from the coding sequence ATGCGCTACGAGCCGCATGACTACCAACGACTGGCCACCGCCTTCGTTGAAGATCACCCGCAGGCCGCGATCCTGCTCGGGATGGGTCTGGGCAAGACGGTGATCACCTTGACGGCCATCTGGAATCTGCTGCTGGACTCCTTCCAGGCCCGCCGGGTCCTCATCGTCGCACCCCTGCGAGTCGCCCGCGATACCTGGCCTGCCGAGGCCACCAAATGGGACCACCTGGCAGGACTCACCATTGCCGTGGCCGTGGGGTCGAAAACCCAGCGGGTGGACGCGCTTGCCGCCGAGGCGATGGTGACCGTCATCAACCGCGAAAACGTGCCCTGGCTGGTGCGCCACCTCGGCAAAGCCTGGCCGTTCGACATGGTCGTCATCGACGAGCTGAGCTCGTTTAAGAACCACCGGGCGCAACGGTTCAAAGCACTCGCCTCCGTGCGGCCACGTCTCACCCGGATCGTGGGACTGACCGGCACGCCAGCAGCCAACGGGCTGATGGACCTGTGGGCGCAGTTCCGTCTCCTTGATGAGGGCCAGCGCCTCGGCAGGTTCATCACCCACTACCGCAACCGCTGGTTCGTACCCGATCGGCGAAACGGCCAGCAGATCTTCACCTACAAGCCCGCACCCGGTGCCGAGGACGAGATCTACGAGGCGATCAGCGACATCACCTTGTCGATGCGCACCACCGACTACCTGCGCCTGCCCGAGCTGACGGTCACCACGACGCTCGTCGACCTCGAACCGAAGGAGCTCAAAGCCTACGAGCGGTTGCGAGATGAGATGGTGCTCGACCTCGACGGGCAGGTCATCGATGCCGCGAACGCCGCAGCACTGTCAGGCAAGCTGCTACAGCTGGCCTCCGGTGCGATCTACGACGAGGACGGCAACACCGTGGTGGTGCACGACCGCAAGCTCGACGCGCTCGAAGACCTCGTGGAGGCGGCCAACGGCCAGCCGCTGCTCGTGGCCTACTGGTTCAAACACGACCGTGAGCGCATCACCGAACGCTTCCCTGGGGCCCGCGAGCTGAAAACCAGTACCGACATCAAAGCGTGGAACGCCCGCGAGATTCCGCTGGCGCTCATCCACCCGGCCTCAGCCGGACACGGGCTCAACCTCCAGCAAGGCGGCAACCTCCTGGTCTGGTTCTCCCTGACCTGGTCCTTGGAGCTCTACCAACAGACCAACGCAAGGCTCTACCGCCAGGGACAAGACCAGCCGGTGACGATCACCCACCTGGCCGCAGACCACACCCTCGATGAGGCGGTACTGGCCGCGCTGGACAACAAAGACATGACACAGGCTGCGTTGATCAATGCGGTCGCCGACACTCTGGGAAAGCAGGCACACTCATGA